The Capsicum annuum cultivar UCD-10X-F1 unplaced genomic scaffold, UCD10Xv1.1 ctg52288, whole genome shotgun sequence genome has a segment encoding these proteins:
- the LOC107855530 gene encoding uncharacterized mitochondrial protein AtMg00810-like translates to DQVLGTIITKGPKVRRLFPIQFSIPPVISFASSTHEYWQKAMEEELLALKENDKWDIISCPSNVHPIGSRLVVLGNKQEYGVNYEETFAPIAKMMTARTIVAIATSQNWTLHQIDVKNSFLHSDLKENIYMKPPPGCVLLLLYVDDIIITETDSSLITSLQQQLKDSFHMKDLGTLTYILGLEVHRDSSGVFLNQHKYTQDLISLAGLQDSSSMDTPLELNVKYRQEEGDLLPDPTIFRQLVGSLNYLTITMPDISFAVQQVSQSCKLPSSSFGGCPSHHRYLRGTSNRGLFFPSGSPIRFNAFSNSVLAGCSDTRLSVTYWCMFLRDFSISWKSKKQDRVSASSTEAEY, encoded by the exons TTTTGCTT CTTCTACGCATGAATATTGGCAGAAGGCAATGGAGGAAGAACTTTTGGCTctcaaagaaaatgacaaatgggaTATTATTTCATGTCCTTCAAATGTCCAtccaattggat CTCGGTTGGTTGTTCTTGGCAACAAGCAGGAGTATGGTGTGAATTATGAAGAGACTTTTGCACCGATAGCAAAAATGATGACGGCGAGAACTATTGTTGCCATTGCTACTTCACAAAACTGGACTCTTCATCAAATAGATGTCAAAAATTCTTTTCTTCATAGTGATCTCAAAGAGAATATTTATATGAAACCTCCACCAG GTTGTGTTCTTCTTTTGCTATATGTCGATGACATTATTATTACAGAAACTGATTCTTCACTAATCACTAGCCTGCAACAGCAACTTAAGGattcttttcatatgaaagatcttggtactcTTACATATATCTTGGGTTTGGAAGTTCATCGTGATTCATCTGGTGTGTTtctaaatcaacacaaatatacccaagatttgatttctttggcAGGTCTTCAGGATTCCTCTTCTATGGATACTCCATTAGAATTGAATGTAAAGTATCGCCAGGAGGAAGGAGATCTTCTTCCTGATCCAACTATATTTCGGCAATTAGTTGGGAGCTTAAATTACCTTACTATTACCATGCCTGATATCTCTTTTGCAGTTCAACAAGTTAGTCAGTCATGCAAGCTCCCGTCATCTTCATTTGGTGGCTGTCCGTCGCATCATCGATACCTCCGAGGAACATCTAATCGtggattattctttcctagtGGTTCGCCTATTCGTTTTAATGCTTTTAGTAATTCTGTTTTGGCGGGATGTTCTGACACTCGTCTTTCGGTTACATATTGGTGCATGTTTCTTAGAGATTTTTCAATATCTTGGAAGAGTAAGAAGCAAGACCGTGTGTCAGCATCTTCAACAGAGGCTGAATATTGA